The segment ATTTTTGCTTGTTGTCATATTACTGACAGCCGGTACGGAAGCAGCCTTTGCCGGCCAATCAGTGACCGAACCACAGGAAAATAATTTTGTTACTGAATACCAGGTTTCCCCAGGGGATAGCTTGACCGCCATTGCCAAAAGGCATGAAATGGACTGGGAATTAGTGGCGGCCATGAATAATATCGATAACCCCAATAAGATCTATCCCGGCCAGCAGTTGTTTCTGCCGGTAATGCAGCAGGATCATGTTGTTGTCGGGCACGGGGACACTCTTTGGGCCATTGCTCAAAAGTTTGAAGTGAACGTGTCAGACCTGGCTTTTGAAAATGCAATTGAGAATCCGAATGCCCTGGAAGCGGGTATGAGGCTGCGTATTCCTAGTATGCCGGCGATACCTACCTTCTTACAGGATGAGGTGGTACCGGCACTATCGTCCCGGGGCGCAACCGATTTTTTTCTATCCTGGCCTTTAATTGGTGTCATTACCTCGCCCTATGGTCGGCGGGGTAATGACTTTCATCACGGTATAGACCTAAGCGGTAAAGACTCTGATACTATCCTTGCGGCTGCCGCTGGCAAGGTTACATTCTCGGGATGGTTAAACAGCGTCTACGGTCAGACGGTAATTATTACTCACAACCACAAATATCGTACTCTTTATGCACATAACCGGGGGAATCTGGTAGAAAAAGGTGACAGAGTGACAGTGGGGCAGCCGATCGCCCTTCAGGGTTCGTCAGGCAGGGCCACCGGCCCGCATCTACACCTAGAAGTGTACCGCGACGGCAGTCCGGTAAATCCGCTGGAACTTCTCCCGTAAGCTGTTCGATGGAGAGGAGAAGGAATGATATGTACAGGCTTTTATTTGCCAATGAACAAGGTGAACTGCGGGATCATCCCACCTGGGGGATGGTGGGGCGATCGGGTTTGAGCTTTATCGAACCGCTGCCTGAAGAAATGATACCGCTGCCTGAAGGTGCCACTCTTACGCTGGTGCCGTTCAGCACGCCGGTGGGTATTGACGAGCAGGGTCATTTTGCACCCCTGCACAGCAGCCCCTTTGACGACCAAGAACGGGTTTACCAGGTGGGAGCACTGCTTCCTCAGGGTTTTACCCGTTTACTTTTGCCGGGATTTACCGGCGGAAATGAGAGCGCGCCGCTGCTGGGTTATACTGCTGTGGGCGTCATGGATGGTCAATTTTATGTGGCAGCGGCTCAGACGGATGAACACCATAAGTGGCACCCCAAATTTTTTAATACCGAAGCATTGCCCGGCAAAGTAGCTCGGCTGTCGGCAATCTTTAAAGACAACCGAATTATCCAACAATTGGCCAAATGCGCATTGGACTATGGCTGCTTTACCGCCCAGAATATCTTCTACCGCCGTTGGGAAGCGGGTATTCCCGTATCGCCGGTATGCAATGCCGGTTGTCTGGGTTGTATTTCACTGCAGGAAAGCGAATGCTGTCCCTCGCCCCAGGAGAGAATAGACTTTGTTCCTACCAGCGATGAAGCGGCCCGGTTAATGATTTATCACCTTGCCGGTTCCAGGGGTGAGATTATCAGCTTCGGTCAGGGTTGTGAAGGGGAACCTTCACTGCAAGCAGAGGTAATAGCTAAAGCCATTGAGCAGGTGAGAAAGGAAACTTCCCGGGGTACTATCAATATCAACACCAACGCGGGCTATACCGAGGGCATCAAAAAACTTTGCAGCAGCGGATTAGATTCCATGCGGGTAAGCCTAATTTCTGCTGTTGAGGAGTGTTATCAAGCATATTACCGCCCGAAAAATTATTCACTGGCCAATGTAAAGGAATCCCTAAGCTTTGGTGCGGCTGACGGAGTGCTTACTTCATTAAATTTACTCGCATTTCCCGGCTTCACAGATACCGAACCGGAGTTAGAAGCGCTGATTAGTATGGCCAGGGAAACCCAATTATCCATAATTCAGCTGCGCAACCTTAATATCGACCCTGGGGTTCTGTTTGCTAAGATTAAGCCGGATGGCGAACCGCTGGGCATGTTGACGGCCATTGAAATTCTCCGGGAGGAACTGCCCGGCGTGACCATTGGCAGCTATTCCAAGCCGGTATAGCCATACTAAAGCAATAACTTGACAAAATGGTGCCTGACACCATTTTGTCAAGTTATTGCTGATTAAGATGCTAAAATCCAAAGGGTTGCAAAGGACAGGACCCTATGCTATAATGACAGAAGTGTAATTTAGTGAATGATTTAGGAAAGAGGTGAACCGCAATGAAAGAGGGCATTCATCCCAAATATGAGAAAACTACTATCCATTGTGCTTGCGGTAATGAAATTGAAACTAAGTCCACAGAAAAAGACATCCGGGTAGAAATTTGCTCAGCTTGCCATCCTTTTTACACCGGTAACCGTTCGCGGTTGGTAGACAAAGGCGGGCGTGTTGAGAGGTTTAAAAAGAAATACGGTATGTAAAAGCGGGGCAAGGGTCTCGCTTTTTTCTTATTTAGAATGAAATCACCTTGGCAAATTAGAACTAAGGTGTTTTCTTTTTCCTTGAGGTATATTTCTGATATAATGATTAATGTCTTGTACTTGAAATTAGTTAATAAAATTTTCCGTATGCCATTTAAATTGATGGTTTCGGTTAGAGGAGAGGTATCATGGCAAATAAATTTCAGTACGGGGGTCAGGCGGTTATCGAGGGTGTTATGATGCGCGGCAAAAATGGTATAGCCGTAGCAGTGAGACGTCCTTCCGGGCAAGTGGTGGTAGATGAACAACCGCTGGTTTCATGGCTGGATAAAATGCCCTTTTTCAAGAAACCTTTCTTGAGGGGATTTTTTGCACTGCTAGAAGCGTTAATAATCGGTGTTAAGGCCTTGAG is part of the Metallumcola ferriviriculae genome and harbors:
- a CDS encoding LysM peptidoglycan-binding domain-containing M23 family metallopeptidase: MRRKVIFLLVVILLTAGTEAAFAGQSVTEPQENNFVTEYQVSPGDSLTAIAKRHEMDWELVAAMNNIDNPNKIYPGQQLFLPVMQQDHVVVGHGDTLWAIAQKFEVNVSDLAFENAIENPNALEAGMRLRIPSMPAIPTFLQDEVVPALSSRGATDFFLSWPLIGVITSPYGRRGNDFHHGIDLSGKDSDTILAAAAGKVTFSGWLNSVYGQTVIITHNHKYRTLYAHNRGNLVEKGDRVTVGQPIALQGSSGRATGPHLHLEVYRDGSPVNPLELLP
- a CDS encoding radical SAM protein, producing the protein MYRLLFANEQGELRDHPTWGMVGRSGLSFIEPLPEEMIPLPEGATLTLVPFSTPVGIDEQGHFAPLHSSPFDDQERVYQVGALLPQGFTRLLLPGFTGGNESAPLLGYTAVGVMDGQFYVAAAQTDEHHKWHPKFFNTEALPGKVARLSAIFKDNRIIQQLAKCALDYGCFTAQNIFYRRWEAGIPVSPVCNAGCLGCISLQESECCPSPQERIDFVPTSDEAARLMIYHLAGSRGEIISFGQGCEGEPSLQAEVIAKAIEQVRKETSRGTININTNAGYTEGIKKLCSSGLDSMRVSLISAVEECYQAYYRPKNYSLANVKESLSFGAADGVLTSLNLLAFPGFTDTEPELEALISMARETQLSIIQLRNLNIDPGVLFAKIKPDGEPLGMLTAIEILREELPGVTIGSYSKPV
- the rpmE gene encoding 50S ribosomal protein L31, with the translated sequence MKEGIHPKYEKTTIHCACGNEIETKSTEKDIRVEICSACHPFYTGNRSRLVDKGGRVERFKKKYGM